A stretch of DNA from Solea solea chromosome 11, fSolSol10.1, whole genome shotgun sequence:
TCTCCTATCCCTCCACCCTTTTGTTGCACTTCTTTaatcagcagcagaagaaagcAATATTTTGGCCTGTCTGTCAACAGTGTCCGACCAGGACGCCACTACAGCCAAAGCCCACGCTTTCCCTTCTCTCATGCAACAGTCAGATAAAACCCTGCACATTAGGAGGAGCAGAGGCATTCACTCCTTCACCTCACCAACACCCATCTCCTTTCTTCCATCCCTTTTTATATGCCCATTGTTGATTTCCTCCCCTCGTTTTTCTAAAGTCGGCTCAAGAAAAACCCCGTCTCTGATTAATTTCTCCCTCTtgatttttgtttgcatttcttgttttgttttgttggatGTTGTAATTGAGCTTATTTGctttagcttttgttttgcactgCTTTTCCTTTGCTTAAAGGAAATGAACTCGACTGTCGACGCATTTTACTTGCACATCTGGAGACTACTGGCCTTTCTGAGGAAGtgacacataacacacacaccttttatgtgtgtgttgtgtgtgtgtgtgtgtctctgagagagagagtgtggtaCATGATCAAAGAAAGTACTTTGTTCAGTGGTTGTTAAGTACAAACAAACTCATACTGATGCTCTCAGTTGTGGGGTTAATCAATCGATCCAACTTTACTTATATCGTTTTCCATACACCTAAAACATTGCAACattgcagacagacacacactccttCATCAGTACATACAACATTTAattcacacatacataaaaatCTTATCGTAAATGGGAGCTGATGAAACTTTATGATCCTAATAACAAGAATTAGTAAGCAGACTAATGATGAGCAGATTTAAATGTGAGATggaaagagaaataaagtaaCGAAAGTAGTGATTGACTGAGTCAAATTCTGTAAAATACTCAAAATACCCAGGAGTAACGGGCTGAGAATATAAACAGAGAACTACAATCAAAAGCCACACACGTTCAGTCTGCATTTAAAAAGGTCACCACTGTTCTGCAGtcatcactcttttttttttcttggcaaATGTTAGATGTATACATTGATAAGTGAAACATACAAACTCATTCCTCTCGTATATAAAAAGGTTTGCTCACTTCAGCACTTGCCCACTAACAAATGCACCTTTACTCTGAAGGAACGCTGCTGCTCAGAGTCTGTCTGCACGCCACACTATCAAACTTtggagacaaaaatgtcaaatttgcgACGATGGTTTTATAAAAGCACTGAAGCATTATGTAACCATTTTTCTCTCGAAAGGCCCAttgttctgtctctctcacacacacttcaaagtAACCCAACATATCTTTAGTGTTTTGCTGGAGAAACAGTGGTATAGCACCTCTCCCTGCAGCAAAATATTAAGGGTTGATAGCAGTGCAATCAAGGTGTCCCAGCAGTCCCATTGGGTAACACACTCTTGCAGTGGTTGTCGGGCATATCAGGAACGAGGCAGGAGACGGGCAGTTTGTAATGGCATGAGATAGGCTATCTTTATTGTCAAAACATAAGAATGAAGGGGGGGACGCACAGATTAGCTTTCCTGACAGTCGGCCGTTTGAAGTCTATGCCAAAGTGCATTTAGGGCTGTTATTCCCCACGTTTGCTCTCACAAATGCAGAAACGCTCACAGGAAAAGGCGGGACTTGCTCGCTAATCAACTGATAATGGGCCGCACTGTCCGTTTGCCATAGCTGCCTGCCATCCTGCCTGCACACTCACGGCACACTTGCTTCACACACTTGACTGGCACTGGCCTTGCTTCGTTATGTCTGCTTCAAAGATGCTATGATATAGATCTCACAGTTGATTTCATTACAACTTTGCTTTAAGCATACAGCATGTGATAAGCACAATgtatattatcttttttttttgttttttgtttttttacaaaaggaGGTATACGGCATCACAGCCGACGTTTGACCTGCTTGTCTGGGGTCAGGAAATTCCACCCTGAGTCTATTGTCCACTTCATCGCCTCAACTTGGGCTCACTGATGTCCTCGCTGATGTCCTCACTGATGTCCTCTTTTACAGGTCATATCAAGGATCCGTAGGGAAACGCAGACCtggactctgtgtgtttgtgcaccaCTGAAATCAGCAGTGGACAAACGCAGTGTTTGACGCAGCACAGCGTGTGAAGGTACAAACACATAGTTATACTGCATGCGGCCACACCAGAATGCACCACCCTGCGTCTTCCTGCACTGATAAGACGGTGGGAGACAGTGAAGGAGGCGGTGCAGAGGTGGGTAAAGAGaaagggccagtgtgtgtgtgtgtgtgtgtgtgtgtgtgtgtgtgtgattgtggcAGGGGTCGGGGGGGAAGAAGGGTAGTTAGGTGTCAGTTCCTtgacttcccccccccccacaacctTTCCAACGGCCTCCATCTGAGGAAGTGGATCCTGCGCAGTGTCTGTTCAGCtccaagaaacaaaacaaggcaaACACTTGCGATACCACAGTTTGCATTGTTTCCGAATCATATGTTCACCTTATGATACATCTGTCAttggaaaaaaagaacttgCAGTCCCAATTTTATCCTTTGCTGCACTCACGTGACATGTATTTGCCTCTATAGAGCAGATTTTGATtgcgttttttttctccccgaCACAAGAGCTCCATAAACATCGTTGAACTTGGCTCTCAGGTACATACTGAATTTGACCACCAGCTCAGGTGTAAGCTTTCCTTTTGGAAAGAACAAAGCAGTGTAGTCTAACTCGGGCAGGAAAGATCTCATTTTCTGTGCTATTGCTTTGCAGGAAACCAAACCATTCATCCAGCCATGTACTCCCATCCTGAAATGGGGGAGTAAAATGCTAAGAGCCAGAAGGAGGCAGGGGGAAGGGGgcaccaaaataaaaactaataataatgactttatttcCATGTCCAACTCGCAGATGTTTGCTTCCTTCCCTTTCCTTTCATGTCAGATGAAAATCTCTCCTCCTGTAAGGctttgaaaagaaaaggcaCTGTGGGTAATTGTAGATATGAAagtgtttgttgctttttttgatTGAGTCATTCCCTGCATTTGTCATGAAGGTTGATATCTCTCATCTGTGTTGCTCAAGCCAGACTTGAACCCGCTTCCATGTTTATCGTGAGGGCAGGAAGATGCAGCTTTGCCTTGCCACCCCTCCCTACAACATCCTGGGATCTTCTGGAAACATCCCAGAGAAGGATGCCTTTCCATGGTCACTGTAGAGCTCAGTGACCTATTCCACATGTCTATGTAACCGGTGGTGTCACACACTCGGCGTTGTGTTGTGGAGAAGAAGCGAGGGCCGGACCACAAAAGCGTTTTGGAGGCAGTCTCTGTTTAATTTCGGACAGAATGTGCATAAAAGTAGAAGACAATCAACAGTCATTTGGAGCCTCGAAACAcatgaaatgagaaaataagttcaaggagacaaggagagtgtaaaaatgtataaatgaggAAGCCTCAGCTCAAAACGTATGGGATGAAAAagtccactattttgataacattttactaaGTACGAGTATAttgtacaagtaaaagtactggtcgaAAAAAGTGTACTCCGAGTGAAAGTTacttagtctttttttttaacaaggttggagatctttcttgtgtcgtgaaaaaatgaaaaggtgacacaaatctcacatgcaatgtttttaattaaagtcaaacctttacaaattaaagtactgacaaaataaaatatttaaacacataatgtgtcagtcaaaggtcacaaatgcttcaactTTCTCACTCGGGAACCTTAATTAGatccaattcacctgtcctcatcgttcacctgtcctcatcgttcacctgtcctcaacattcacctgtcctcatcgttcacctgtcctcatcgttcacctgttctcatcattcacctgtcctcatcgttcacctgtcctcatcattccgtATCCGTTACGGATGGGATTTAAAACGTACCATTCTTCCAAAAAAAcctacttaagtaaaagtaaaattacaaattttaaaaatgacttcaaaaaCTACAAGTATACAAAAAACCTTACTCAATAACAGTAACGCAGTAattgtaattcattactttcctaCTCTAACCTCAGACACACccttgtatatatacatatacacatggcAGGGAGGTAAAACAACAGACAGTGAaactatataactataactatttTTTGCGCCTCATAGCCGTAGACAATTACAACTCCTATTACAACTTAATAATGAGCATTGATGAATCTATATTTAAGTGCTGTTGAGAATTCACAGGTGTGGTTCAACTGAGATGAGGTAAGAAAGttactgtgtgacatcatgtgCCATAATAcaccttttaaataaaacatcacaacaaacaGATCAAGATAAGCTCTTGACGCAAAAAAGCTATGTGGAATAAAGAtttgaaaacaaagtcacacTGACAGACCATGATGCGTGGAGTCCTCAAGTGTTCTGGGAAGCCAGAGATAGGATGGTAACACACTACGACCTTTATTCTGCCATCAATTAAAGCTTCCGTATGTGATTACACATGTCAGACCCCGGAGACACAAGGATTCCTTTCTTTTCTGCTCCCTCTTTGACATTATCTGACACATTTTATGGCTCTGCCAGCTATTGTTCTGAAACGGATAAAAATAATATGTTGATGTGGCCACATGGGTGTTTCCAGTGGCGAGGTCGCGAGGTCACAGGGGTTCGGGGGGGGTCGGCCTGGCTAACCAAACACAGGAAGGCAACACTGTAAGTCACAGTCAGGGGGTGTCAAGGCTGGACACTTGTGCTCCCCAACTGTCTATTAAtaacattcatgtgtgtgtttgtgcgtgtgtgcgcacgcATGTGGGGGAGAGATGAGCAGaaagacatgaggacatgtTAGTGCAAATATattcaattgtattttatttattttttttaaatattgtgtacAAGCATCATAAACATGATAAATGATTAACGCCATCATTACTCATTTTCTTATTCATAAGAATTTTAAATTGAGCTTGAGTTTCCTGtggatatatgtatataatggtGGGGACAGTGGGGACCGTGGGTGAAGGCGTGGGGGTGTCACAGCGTCAACATAAGTAGACTAATCATATGTCCCCCTTTTAAAGTGGAATATTTGGAGGCGTGTGCTGTCGCAGTGCGAGCGCGCAGAGGAAGGGAGGGCAATCCTCGTCCGGACACTAAAAAGACCCAATGGCTGGTGCAAGGTGGCCAGGAGCGCTGGAACACCACAGGAGGCGGTGGACGCaacagaggagaacaagaagaacaagaagaaggaaaaaaggaaagccTCGGCACGTGAAATTTGTGGTGGAAGCAGCGAGAATGCGCGGAGCGTCCACGGGAGCGTCCAAGGAATGAGTCGTCGCGCTTTGACGCGCGCTTCACTTGATTGTGAGTGTTCTCAAGGAGTTGGAACTGCGTGGACAGAGGCGCGCGGTAAGTGAAGCAGAGACCCACCTGCGTCGAGACAGGTACCTGCGCTGGACGCGTGGTGATGACTTTCAGCTGACGAGGCGCTTAAAGTATGATCTTTGGACAGATGCCCTGCAGGGACATTCTGTGTCATTCATTTTTTGAATCACTGACTCTTTTGGCTGAACCTTAGCTTTCAGCCAATCGGATCAGACTTCTTGGCTGTAGATTTAAGTCAGTGACCACAGCAATCTGAGTCAGAACATTTGCctttgtactttttttatatatatattttatatactttatttttttattttctgttcaaAGAGTGAAGTGCCAACATTTAATATAGCTGTGGGATAAAATAATAACACTCATATACTCCATGATTTGGAATGGATGGAGAGTTCCTCCTCATTCACATGCTGTCACACACCTGGACCTGGGCTTTCACTGTGAGCCACTGACTCCTGGGAGCCCCAACCCTCCCCAATGAAGCAGTCCTGGTGGGCCCGCCTGGCACAGCCCGGCCTGTTTGCCGCCTGGACCTGTATATGGCTGGTTCAGGGATGTGGACCGGGCCCCGGGTATGGCATCCGCCCCAGAGCCAGGAAGCTCACACCCATGCACTACAAGCAGTTTTTCCCCAACTTCTCAGAAAACAACCTTGGGGCGAGCGGGAGAGCAGAGGGCAAGATCACACGCAACTCTGAGCGCTTCAATGAACTTGTGTGCAACTACAACCCTGACATTGTGTTCAAAGATGAGGAGAACACCAATGCAGACCGCTTCATGACCAAGGTGAGGTCAAAGTGTCATTGTTGATGCACCTGTCTCAGATTTGAACCACTTTTGTCACCTTTTACCACATTATAGTGTTGTATGGTAAGACTACGGGCTAAATCTCAGTCTTTCACTGTCTTTTCTAGACCATAACACATGAAGAGACAAACATCATTTCACATTAAACTCTGCAAATGCAGCATGGCACCTACGAAACCAAACCCTGTGCCGCCATTCATTATTTGCTGCAGCATTCACTGTCCACTCTTTCCAGGCCCTGAACACGAAAACAAATGTTCAACACTAGAGTGTGTAAGTTTTAACCAAACCGCCCCTCCCTTTTCTTGAGATAAGAAGATCAGGATGTAATTCAACACTACCCCCTTAAGAGACTCAGTTCTCCTTCGGGAACACTTCCTTTTAATCGTTAACCTAAGTCTTTGTTATTGGAAATAAAACTATTCCTATGGCAGGTTCTCACTGTGCCTGCCAGGAACAATATGCAGGCAAGTTGAATTCCTGATTGTGTACTTGGGCATAGGTGTCCACACATAAGGAAATAGCAGCTATTCGTGCAGGGAGGTGAacaacattttggacaaaaattgtatttaatgcCTGTGGGTTTTCTTGACACTCAGCTGTTGATCTGTTGCGGAAGCTGTGGCTTTCTGTGCTTGTTTAGGATAATGAATCTGTGttcctgattttcttttttttgtgatgtaaatgtgtggttgtatatgtgtgtgcccTTCTGATGCccagtatgagtgtgtgtgtatgtgtgcatatgcccccttttttttgcccAGATGTGAAAGACGCTCTTTGTGTGTCACTTGGAGACTCAGAGGGGTCGCCTATACAAAATTCCCGCCTGCTGAAGTAATGGCACTGTTGGAAAAGCGACTATTGTAATTCCGACAATGAAACGCCTCTCCTCAATGGCATCGCGAGGAAAATGTACccagtttgttttctgtctctctcgctttcTCACCCTTGGTGTCACATTCCCAAGTCCATGCCCATACATTCTTCCCCTCTGCCCTCTCTCTTTAGTCCCAACCTCAACACTGCGCTACATTTCTTTATTCTCACCccacttttcctcctctccatccCACACTCTCATCACCTTCTCACCCAAATCCCAATTCTATTCACTCACTGATATAGGCCCACAAGAGCGGCTACTCCACAAGTCACGAGCGGGCAACGTGTTCAGGAGATGCTGATGAGTGTATCACTTCAGATGCTGACCTCGTCACTTTTTTACTGCCTGCTATTTTGTGACAAAGCTgacacagtgtgtgattttttacTGCCCGTGGGGGCGTGAGGAGTCACTGTGCACATTTCTGATCAAATGTCTCAGGGGTGAAAACAAGAAACTCATGCCTGGAACAATCTGAGGAGTCAGAGAATGGCCTTGATTATTCTGTCAGCCTGTCGAAAAGGCCAGGAATGTGCCAAACTGGCTACAGTAGCTTTCTTCTTGTGCTCTGGTTGTTTGAGCAAGGTTGAGAAATGGACGTGAGGGAACGGCAGACAAACAATCATATCCAGGAAGGCAGAGCCGGAATACTGGCATCATTTTGTCCGTCGTCatgatgtttgtctgtgtacTGAACTGTAgagtcacatactgtacatacctCCTGACTTCTTGGGTGCCAGTGGCCCtgttaataaataattacaagTGTATGTCACTCCTACTTGAGGTTGGTCGAGACATGCCTTTCACTGTACATTGCACACGCTGCAGACTAAAGTAACTAAAATGTCTCAAAAGTAACCAGAGGATGTTTTTCTCCAAAATGTAtcttaaattgttttatttattaataaaaaacaagtaCAATGCACACAATACAGCACCTCAACTCAACTCCTTAATTCTACCTTAATAGGGTATACATTGGAtttaaaaggaaacatttggagCAATTAGATTTAAATACACATAGATGATGATATTGCTGTTATATTTATTACAAACATTAGACTGGACATTATTTTTGATGAACTCAAGCCCTATATTTAATCTTTTTATGCATCTTTTTAATTACTGCTGAAAGAACATTTAACTGTTGTGACATTTGGTATAAAGGGATCTCATTTGTAACCATATGcagttttctttaaaacaacattgtAATCTTCAGCAACTTGTACTTAACATATGTGAAGCGTAACCCTTTATAATGTTTACAGTTTCTGATTAAATTACCTAACAGCTGCCGCAACGATGTACTGGGCAGgatattttgtcatgttttaaagTAATATTATGTGCGGCATCTTCTTGTCctttatatatacacaacatGTCCCTAACAAATCGTCTTCCCATCGTCTCATTGTGTCCCAGCGATGCAAGGACTGTTTGAACAGGCTGGCTATTGCAGTGATGAACCAGTGGCCTGGGGTGCACCTACGTGTGACAGAGGCTTGGGATGAAGACGGTCACCATCCTCCCGGCTCTCTGCACTATGAAGGCCGAGCTGTGGACATAACCACCAATGACAGAGAGGCAGACAAGTATGGTCTTCTTGCTCAGCTGGCCGTGGAAGCTGGCTTTGACTGGGTCCACTATGAGTCCAAATATCATATCCACTGCTCAGTCAAAGCTGGTGAGTTTTAATTGGGAACTATTACAGGAGGGCATGCTGTTAATTGTTGTATCAGACAAAACAAGGAACATAATGTGTGTGGAGTCATCATGGTTTTTTTCTGCTGACCTTTTTCCACAGATCACTCTGTTACAGTGGAAAAAGGTGGCTGTTTCCCAGGCTGGGCCCGGGTGACTGTAGCTGGAGGCAAACAGAAGAGTTTGTCATCTCTGGCTCCTGGGGAAAGAGTCATGGCACTGTCGGGGACGGGCCAAATTGTGTTTAGCCAAGTCATCTTGTTTCTGCACCGTGACCAAGAAAGCCGGTCTACTTTTCTGTCTCTGGAGACTGAAGATGGACACAGATTGGCCCTCACGCCACATCACTTGGTCTTTTTAGCCAACCACTGCAGACTTTCCAGCAGTGAGTACCAGGCTCAGTTTGCCAAAAGAGCCAAAACAGGAGCGTGCGTTCTCATCCATACAGCAGACGGCCATGTGCGT
This window harbors:
- the dhh gene encoding desert hedgehog protein; translation: MKQSWWARLAQPGLFAAWTCIWLVQGCGPGPGYGIRPRARKLTPMHYKQFFPNFSENNLGASGRAEGKITRNSERFNELVCNYNPDIVFKDEENTNADRFMTKRCKDCLNRLAIAVMNQWPGVHLRVTEAWDEDGHHPPGSLHYEGRAVDITTNDREADKYGLLAQLAVEAGFDWVHYESKYHIHCSVKADHSVTVEKGGCFPGWARVTVAGGKQKSLSSLAPGERVMALSGTGQIVFSQVILFLHRDQESRSTFLSLETEDGHRLALTPHHLVFLANHCRLSSSEYQAQFAKRAKTGACVLIHTADGHVRPSRIVSVSVEESIGVYAPLTEAGTLFVDGVLASSYALLEHHRLAHWAFGPVRLLSSFNQLLLGETAKEQQMTERETAHTETQFQCSTLVLKDEAGACVNNDFLNKQDNLSEPLRMKVRQMQTAEVHWYARLLYNIGCILLDSNLFHP